The following are encoded in a window of Acropora muricata isolate sample 2 chromosome 6, ASM3666990v1, whole genome shotgun sequence genomic DNA:
- the LOC136918958 gene encoding probable cysteine desulfurase, whose amino-acid sequence MQPILEFIDENVFGGMTGFVGPYGQRRVIYCDYTASGRPLKFIENYIRNYVYPFYANTHTTTSATSRQTTKFRQDARDIIKKCVNAGEEDAVIFTGSGTTGAIHKLIHALQLRGKTIKRSVVFVGPFEHHSNILPWKETGVKIIRIQDNRHGTVNMEMLEAHLRKYRLADYIIYVAFSAASNVTGILTDTVAVSELCHKYGALSFWDYASAGPYLKIDMNPTPDGYKDAVFLSPHKFVGGPGTPGLLIAKKKLFRNPVPGGCGGGTVLFVTRETHLYLESIEEREEGGTPAIVESIRAGMVFQLKEAVGASVIEKREDDMCRKAFEIWRKNPDITILGNHNARRLPIFSMLIRHQDSGKMLHHNFVSVLLNDLYGIQARGGCACAGPYAQDLLEINETTAKRFMWFLEPHQQDDVDKSYKEPLEIMKPGFVRVNLPYFMDDETVHFVLEAIDMVATHGWKLLPQYQFDPHTGDWEHRDFNKDKVKRVFSLHDITYDEAGGNINTSVPKDYHATLEEIAQSASKTLENAVELNKEINTLQDQKVEFLDDKNQLIWFLQPNEAQFFLAAEILVHKPRAPLIRTKLPFKPVTPSRMNRKRWPDIHQIQAYSRRMKEEEINNTEDVQVKANPNANGPPVKQKQAWTLPTEAKRRIISKRRATMTRKSCAMQ is encoded by the exons ATGCAACCTATTCTAGAGTTCATCgatgaaaatgtttttggaGGCATGACGGGATTTGTCGGACCCTATGGGCAAAGGCGCG TGATATACTGTGACTACACGGCCTCAGGAAG GCCCCTTAAGTTTATAGAAAACTACATCCGGAACTACGTTTACCCATTTTACGCCAATACGCACACGACAACAAGCGCTACGTCACGACAGACTACGAAATTCCGACAGGATGCACG TGATATTATCAAGAAGTGCGTCAATGCTGGAGAAGAGGACGCTGTTATTTTCACTGGCAGTGGAACAACTGGTGCAATTCACAAATTGATCCACGCCCTGCAGCTGAGAGGGAAGACCATCAAACGATCG GTTGTTTTTGTCGGACCTTTTGAGCATCATTCCAACATCTTACCTTGGAAAGAAACGGGGGTGAAG ATCATCAGAATACAGGACAACAGACACGGAACAGTCAACATGGAAATGCTCGAGGCTCATCTTAGG AAGTATCGTTTAGCGGACTACATCATCTACGTGGCGTTTTCCGCAGCCTCCAATGTGACTGGGATTCTGACTGACACTGTTGCAGTATCTGAACTCTGCCACAAATATGGTGCCTTATCATTCTGGGATTACGCCTCTGCTGGTCCATATCTCAAAATCGATATGAATCCCACACCAGATGG GTATAAGGacgctgtttttctttctcctcaTAAGTTTGTTGGCGGGCCCGGAACACCAG GGTTGCTCATCGCCAAGAAGAAACTTTTCAGAAATCCTGTTCCTGGTGGATGTGGTGGCGGAACTGTTCTCTTT GTAACGAGAGAGACTCACTTGTACCTAGAAAGTATCGAAGAAAGAGAAGAAGGTGGAACGCCAGCCATTGTAGAGTCAATTCGGGCTGGTATGGTCTTCCAATTGAAAGAG GCTGTTGGTGCCTCTGTAATTGAGAAGAGAGAAGATGACATGTGCAG GAAAGCTTTTGAGATTTGGCGCAAGAATCCAGACATAACAATTCTAGGGAACCACAATGCACGCCGTCTCCCTATCTTCTCAATGTTAATTCGTCATCAAGACAGTGGAAAGATGCTTCATCACAACTTCGTTTCTGTGTTATTGAATGATCTTTACGGCATCCAGGCTCGAGGTGGTTGCGCATGCGCGGGACCTTACGCGCAG GATCTCTTGGAAATAAATGAAACCACAGCAAAAAGATTCATGTGGTTTCTCGAACCACACCAGCA GGATGACGTGGATAAATCTTACAAGGAGCCTCTGGAAATCATGAA ACCTGGTTTCGTTCGGGTTAACTTGCCATACTTCATGGACGACGAGACGGTACACTTTGTGTTGGAGGCAATAGATATGGTGGCTACTCATGGCTGGAAACTATTACCACAG TACCAATTTGATCCACACACGGGAGACTGGGAACACAGGGATTTTAACAAAGATAAAGTAAAAAGAGTCTTCAGTCTTCATGACATCACATATGACGAGGCTGGTGGAAACATTAACACGTCAGTGCCAAAAGATTATCACGCCACTCTTGAG GAAATAGCTCAATCTGCGAGCAAAACATTGGAAAATGCTGTCGAGTTAAATAAG gAAATCAACACTTTGCAAGACCAAAAGGTTGAGTTCTTAGATGATAAAAACCAGTTGATCTGGTTTTTGCAGCCTAACGAAGCACAGTTTTTTTTGGCAGCGGAAATACTAGTGCACAAACCCAGGGCTCCCCTTATTCGGACGAAACTTCCCTTTAAGCCAGTGACGCCGTCAAGAATGAATCGGAAAAGATGGCCAGATATCCATCAAATCCAAGCATATTCGAGACGAATGAAGGAAGAGGAAATTAATAACACTGAAG